From a single Arachis hypogaea cultivar Tifrunner chromosome 3, arahy.Tifrunner.gnm2.J5K5, whole genome shotgun sequence genomic region:
- the LOC112777394 gene encoding uncharacterized protein, with translation MGGGHGNNHLRCIYYSPIPQETHIHQIWGSYTLSPQTNGQADLANQELKRILEKTVGTTRKDWARKLENALWTYRTAFKTPIGKSPFQMLYGKSCHLPVKLEHKAYWAIKLLNLDFQAAGEKRLLQLNELDEFRLEAYENAKIYKKKFKSWHDKRISKKEFKPGP, from the exons atgggtggaggGCATGGCAACAACCACTTGCGATGCATCTATTATTCTCCAATTCCTCAAGAGACACATATTCACCAGATATGGG GTAGCTACACCCTATCACCCCAGACCAATGGCCAAGCTGATTTGGCTAATCAAGAGCTGAAGAGGATTTTAGAAAAGACAGTGGGAaccacaagaaaggattgggccagAAAGCTAGAGAATGCTCTCTGGacatacaggacagcattcaaaactcctattgggaaaTCACCTTTCCAGATGCTGTATGGCAAGTCCTGTCACCTCCCTGTAAAGCTAGAACACAAAGCATACTGGGCCATTAAGCTCCTCAACCTTGATTTTCAGGCAGCGGGAGAGAAGAGGCTACTGCAActgaatgagttggatgaattcaggTTAgaggcctatgagaatgccaagataTACAAGAAAAAGTTCAAGAGCTGGCATGACAAAAGAATCTcaaagaaggagttcaaaccaGGGCCGTAA